In the Candidatus Woesearchaeota archaeon genome, GTTAATTCCATCAGCGATAGGTTTATAAAGTCTATTGCCTTGTCATGATAAACCAATAGGCAACGGGGGCACTGCCTTATGCGTAAAACATGAGGTGATTCTATGGAAAACTATAAAAACTATGGACCAACGGTTCTCCGCGTTTTTGTCGGGCTGTTATTTTTAGTGCCTGGATTGTTTAAACTCAGCAATCCGAGTATGGCTGTTGATTTGCTTACCAATCTTGGTTTTGGCGCTGCAGGAGGATTTTTTGCATGGGTGCTTATTCTCTCTGAAATTATCTTTGGTGCTGCTGTCCTTGTTGGTTGGAAGGTGAAGTATGCTGTATGGCCACTGGTTGTTATCATGCTGGTCGCCACTGTCATGGTCGTTATACCTAGTTTTGCTACCGACCCTATGGCAGCAGTGAGTTTAGCATTCCATCTCTTGGCGGTTGCTGGTCTTGTCAGTTTGTTTTTAACCGGACCAGGAGCATGGGCTGTTGAGAAACAAGCATAAGGAGTAAATTTTTTCTTTCTAATTTTTTTTCTTTCCTTTTTCTCCTTTTAGAACTTGATTTTTACCATACCACTTTTAATTTTACACTGGCATGCCAATCGGTTGTGCTCATCCATTCCCAGGGCTTCTTCATTCTCATTTAATGGTTCTAAATTATCCACACCTTCCTCAATCTCAACCCGGCAGATAGCACACATGCCCGATGAACAAGCAAACGGAACTCCTAGCTCTTCGGCAGCATCTTTAATAGGACTTCCGTCAGGAATCTCGAGAGCTTTATCATTTGTTTTGAGGGTTGCCATGCTGAGAGAAGGTGATAGAAACTATTATATTAAGGATTATGTTCTTTAATATAGCGGTTAGAGTATACAAGGACAAACGTTTTTAAAGAAATAGCCATTTGAATAATTATGTCTCTGGAAGATGAAGCAAGAAAAGAATGGAAA is a window encoding:
- a CDS encoding (2Fe-2S)-binding protein, with product MATLKTNDKALEIPDGSPIKDAAEELGVPFACSSGMCAICRVEIEEGVDNLEPLNENEEALGMDEHNRLACQCKIKSGMVKIKF
- a CDS encoding DoxX family protein, producing the protein MENYKNYGPTVLRVFVGLLFLVPGLFKLSNPSMAVDLLTNLGFGAAGGFFAWVLILSEIIFGAAVLVGWKVKYAVWPLVVIMLVATVMVVIPSFATDPMAAVSLAFHLLAVAGLVSLFLTGPGAWAVEKQA